The genomic region AATTCGAAGAAACTGTCCGTTGCCGGACGCGGTCGGCAGCGGTGGAACTAGAAAACGGATGCACGTTTTCCGGCCGCCAAAAGGAGCCTTAATCGACATGAACATGGTCTCGAAGATTGCGAAATCCCCAGTTGCCCCGTCCGTTGGTGCTCTGCTTGCAGAAGCTCGCCTAGCTCGCGGTTATTCGCTGGACGACGTCGCAGAAACCACTGGTCTGACTGTGGCAGAGGTGACAGCTCTGGAGAACGACGTGGATTTCGACGCGTCGAGGATTCGAAGGACCGCATCCGCTCTAGGGATTTTAGAAAAGATATGAGATGTGCCGCGCAGACATCGTTGAACAGCTTTTCCCACGGCTCTACCTCCTCGAGGAAGGTGGGTGCAGCAACTCACGGCTCGCGCTTCAATGGGGATGCTGCTCAACTCGGGCACAATTTTAAAGGGTAGGGCAGGGAACCTCGGCTGTGATGTTCGACAACCAGCTGACTCTTCGAGGGGAATGGCGCGGCTGGCGCAGTTCTTCCGCTCGCAAATTCGGCATCATCGCGTGCAGCTCGATTCCAAGGTTCAGCAGTCTCTTGGGAAACTTCGTGGGAATCCGCTGTATGATCTCCTTGGGTGTTTTGCATCGGTTTGACACCCATCGAAAACTCAACACGCGGTTCACCCGGGTGGCTTGCCCAATAGACGCTAGACGATCAACCGGAAGGACAAATAAAACATGCAACTGAGCCCCCCGCCCCCCGTCGAGTTTGCGCTCAACGCTATTGGCAATACACGGGTCGTACGCCTGCGTCGCGTCGTACCGGACGGGAGCGCTCAAGTCTTTGTGAAGCTCGAGTATTTCAACCCGACGGGCTCGTATAAAGACCGCATGGCAAAATCCATCATCGAAGAGGCTGAGCGCCGCGGAGATTTGAAGCCAGGAATGAGAGTAGTCGAGGCGAGGGGGGGAAGCACGGGATCCTCGCTCGCCTTCGTTTGCGCCGTGAAAGGCTATCATCTCATCGTGGCTTCTTCAAACGCCTTTGCCATGGAGAAGTTGCGTACCATGCGCAGCTTTGGCGCAACCGTTGATCTGATCCACAGCCCGTCCGGCGAGATTTCGGCCGATCTAATTCCGTCTATGATCCGTCACGCCCGGGAGGTCTCCAACCGGTCGGACTGCTATTATTCGGACCAGTTTAACAACCGCGACGCCTTGATTGGCTACGAGGAGATCGGCCATGAGTTGGTCACACAATTCCAGACGGTATCGACGCCTTCTGTGGCGCAGTTGGTGTGGCCGGGATGACAATGGGCGTGGCAAGGATTCTGAAGTCGCGCTCAGCGTCGGTTCGCATCGTGGTTCTGGAGCCGGCCTCTTCACCTGTCATATCGGAGGGATGGGCCGGAACCCACCACGTCGAGGGCGTAGGGGTAGGCTTCGTTCCGCCTTTGCTCATTCAATATCTCTATGACGAAGCGCGCAGCATTCAGGAAGAGGAAGCACGCGCTATGTGTCACCGATTGGCACGGGAGGAAGGATTGCTGGTCGGTACGTCCACGGGCCTCAATGTCACTGCGGCGATTCGTTTGGCCAAGGAGTTGGGGCAGGGTAAGACGGTCGTCACGGTCGCGAGCGACACCGGTCTAAAGTACATGAACGGGAAGCTTTTTGCAGATGCCTGACAACGGTCGAGCGACGGCCGGGACGACGCTGGACCTTCGGTTGAATTGGAACCTGCGCGACGAAACGCCCCGGCCCCTAGGCAAACGCGCCCCTCGTTGCATCGGTGGCGCAGTTTTTTGGAGCATCCTGTCAACGGGGCAAGGAAGGTTCATGATCGTGCCCACGAGTAAATTTCACATTCCGTCTAGACTCTGCCACGACGATCGCCAATCTAAACGGCGTCAAAGTCCAAGCCTGGCTTGCCCACCTTCTTACCTGCGTTGCCGATGTGTCCGTCAGAAAGCTGATCAACTGCTTCGGTCGTCGACTGAATTGAACTCTTAGGCGGCATAGTCTCCGGCCCTGACGACGGCTTAAGGCCTAACATTGTCGCATGAGTGATTTTTACTCCGACCCCGACGCAGGAGCCACCCTGTTGCCGCGACACTAAGGGATGCCGGCGCTGTCGAGAGGTAACGGACCGTTGGATTTATAGGGGCGCATCGCGAAAGATGTCCGGATGACGCCAATTGCGGGAAGAGCAAGTAACGCGCAGAACCGTTGCTTCATACGTAGCCATGTCGGGAATCACTACCTCGAGCAAGAAGTCATGATCTCTCGAGACGAGGTGATATGCTACTACTTCGGGCATGGAGGACGGCCCCTAAGAAGGAGTCAGCGTTGTCGTGGGTGACGGGATATCCTCTCTCCAATTGGGGTAGGTTACGGGACCGCCGAAGGCGTAAACCGAAGTACTTTGGCCGCCCGCTCATCGATCCAACATCGTCAATCTGCCTTATGCCAGTTAAGGAAATCTCATTTGTTCGCGCCCCGTCTTAGACAATGAACACCTAAGACATCATGATGATAGGCAAAGGAGACCGCTAAAATGACTACTGTGTCGCGAGACAAGTTCGAAATGCTGTCGAACATGACGCCCTCACTCGAAGACGGCGAGTATGTGTTCTGCTCGATACCCAATGAAGGGAGCAAAGTCCACAATCTGAATCCGATTGGGACATTTCACGAAAGAGAAGGTTTGACAGTCATCCTTGAGAAAGGAGAGGCGCACGAAGCGGGGTTCGAAACGTCACTTGCGATGCGCCAGATCACCCTCAATGTGAATTCTGCGCTCGAGGGCGTCGGCCTTACGGCGGGCGTTGCTGCCTCTCTCGCAGAAGCTGGCATACCGTGCAACATGGTGGCAGCATATCACCACGACCACGTCTTTGTTCCGGCGGGCCTAGCTGATCGAGCATTGCAGCTCCTTATATCGCTGCAGTGCGAGTCCGCGCGGGCGATGCGCAAATGTTGACGAACAGTATTCCCCGCACATGGCCGGCGAAGCTTTACTGACTTCGCGGGCAAGCGGCAGCACGAGCAGACCTGGGCGTTCCTCGCCGAGGCTCCATCGCGATCAACCGAGAAGCTGCGAAGATCGTCGATACGGGCGATCATTGTTTTGGCGAAAACCGTTCGCGATCGCCTGACGCGGGCAACACATCGAGTTTTAAAGGGAGCATGACAATGGAGTCGGCCGAGTTGGGGCACTTCACGATCTTTGGAATACGGTTATTGTAGAGATGTGCGATCAAATTTGCGAATGCCAACTGATCGAGGTCACGCGGATCAATGATATCTACTCAGGTTCTCTACAAAGCGGGAGTTTGGGCATCCCAACACCAACTCGCTTAATCGCCCTTCCGCACGCCAATCTTCCCATCCACCATGATCTTCAGCGCTCGGATCATGCCGGCGAGGTTGAGCAGAACACCCTCGACTTCGTCGTTATTCGCAGCAGCCTCTGTCATCAACGCAGCGATCTCAAGGCCCCCCATCGCAACATAATTTCCGCGGCTGGGGCGAGTGCCGGTTTCCAGGCGCATCTCCCGCACCATTCTTACCGCGCGTTCGACTAGGCGCCGGTATTCGTCAGTGCTCAGTTTGTCGACCTCGTTGGCCGCCCGGGTGAGTTCAGAGATAAAGTCGGCACTGTAGGACATTTGCAGATGGTTTGCCGATGGGTAGGACCTGTCAATGTTCGCCAGAAGGCCGGGGTGTTTGCCGGGTTCCTCGCGGCCTGCGTCGGTCTTACCGAGGTTACCGAATTGCTTTAAATATTGCGCGGTATTAAGTGAACATTGTGGCCGAATGCCGCGATAGTGCGACACTGGCACCGACAATCCGCGGGCGGTCGCATCGAAAGTCTGCGCTCGGCGGTGCGCCTCTTGATAAACGGACAAACGATCAAGATGCTGCCGGGGTGGCCCGGACTCCCGCATCGATTTCCTCCGCTCAGAATGCGATGTAGTCAACAAGAATCAGTCACAATGAAGCGGCGTCAACGGAACTATATCCCGACGGCTGCGATTCTATCGTTTTGTCACAGTTGCGACCATAAGTTGTTCTCTGCGACTGGAGCCGCATTTGCCGAATAGTTAAAAAGGATAGACCGAATGGACTGCAGTCGTTATCTGAAAGGCTTGTTGCGATACTGAAGACGTCGCTGAAAAATTACCATAGACACCCGAGGCTTCCTAAAGTGAAAAAAGTGCAGCGCAGCTTTGCCGTCGAGTACAAATCAGGTCGGCGAAAACTCAATTCTAAACCGAATTCGATTTGGGGAGACACCGATCTCAAGTCCGTTACTCAAGATCTGCAGGACGAGGCAATGCCATTTATGTCATTAACTCCTCAGGCAAGAAGCAGCGAGATGCTTGTATCCGGAGAAGAACAGGCCGGGTCGTTATTGACACTGCCGATCGAGCAGGAGACAAATGCATCGGCTTTACAGGAGACCATAATGGCCGACGAAAACGATACGATGACCAATGCTGAAACGCCGGCCGCCGTGGCGCCCGATGCACCGAAGAAGGTGCGCAAACCTCGCGCCAAGAAAGCGGTGCCTGAAACGGCCGCAGCCGTCGTTTCCATGCAACCGGCAGCGGCTGCGAGTGCCGCAGCTGTCAAGCAGAAGAGAGGACGCAGGCCAAAGTCTGACGAAGGTAC from Rhizobium indicum harbors:
- a CDS encoding helix-turn-helix domain-containing protein; amino-acid sequence: MNMVSKIAKSPVAPSVGALLAEARLARGYSLDDVAETTGLTVAEVTALENDVDFDASRIRRTASALGILEKI
- a CDS encoding pyridoxal-phosphate dependent enzyme, producing MQLSPPPPVEFALNAIGNTRVVRLRRVVPDGSAQVFVKLEYFNPTGSYKDRMAKSIIEEAERRGDLKPGMRVVEARGGSTGSSLAFVCAVKGYHLIVASSNAFAMEKLRTMRSFGATVDLIHSPSGEISADLIPSMIRHAREVSNRSDCYYSDQFNNRDALIGYEEIGHELVTQFQTVSTPSVAQLVWPG
- a CDS encoding pyridoxal-phosphate dependent enzyme, coding for MARILKSRSASVRIVVLEPASSPVISEGWAGTHHVEGVGVGFVPPLLIQYLYDEARSIQEEEARAMCHRLAREEGLLVGTSTGLNVTAAIRLAKELGQGKTVVTVASDTGLKYMNGKLFADA
- a CDS encoding Lrp/AsnC ligand binding domain-containing protein — protein: MPEVVAYHLVSRDHDFLLEVVIPDMATYEATVLRVTCSSRNWRHPDIFRDAPL
- a CDS encoding ACT domain-containing protein codes for the protein MTTVSRDKFEMLSNMTPSLEDGEYVFCSIPNEGSKVHNLNPIGTFHEREGLTVILEKGEAHEAGFETSLAMRQITLNVNSALEGVGLTAGVAASLAEAGIPCNMVAAYHHDHVFVPAGLADRALQLLISLQCESARAMRKC
- a CDS encoding transcriptional regulator; this encodes MKKVQRSFAVEYKSGRRKLNSKPNSIWGDTDLKSVTQDLQDEAMPFMSLTPQARSSEMLVSGEEQAGSLLTLPIEQETNASALQETIMADENDTMTNAETPAAVAPDAPKKVRKPRAKKAVPETAAAVVSMQPAAAASAAAVKQKRGRRPKSDEGTVSAKRAPVKRAPKAIQIAAAPPVAAIDEIADLLQLEEENQRLRKLLAEKLRAENADLRKRLNLG